From Streptomyces sp. Edi4, one genomic window encodes:
- the lnt gene encoding apolipoprotein N-acyltransferase, with the protein MRFAVGRHGPRLDSAWWRGGAALLAGALPALAFPAPALWWFAYVALVPLLLLVRGAVGVRRAALDGWLGGTGFMLAVHHWLLPSLNVFIVVLAGLLGLLWAPWGVLVRATLGGRPSVVRALVAVAVVPSGWLMVELVRSWQGLGGPWGLLGASQWQVTPALRLMSVGGVWLVSLLVVAVNTAVALVVALPHVRTAMVSALVVCALVTGAVWMWAPHPRPEGRLRVAVVQPGVIEKADARFARGEALTRALAGQRVDLVVWGESSVGQDLAARPDLAARIARLSQEVGADILVNVDARRSDQPGIFKSSVLVGPQGPTGQRYDKMRLVPFGEYIPARSLLGWATSVGKAAGEDRRRGTEPVVMTLPSKVRVGPLVCFESAFPDMSRHLVRDGAQLLIAQSSTSSFQGTWAPAQHASLAALRAAETGRPMVHATLTGISAVYDADGGRVGHWLGTSAGASQVYDIPLTTGTTPYVRLGAWAVYCALAVLAVFCAAEGARALRRPAQGTPARSARTAHESPARPGR; encoded by the coding sequence ATGCGGTTCGCGGTCGGCCGGCACGGTCCCCGTCTGGACTCGGCCTGGTGGCGCGGCGGCGCTGCCCTGCTCGCCGGCGCGCTGCCCGCACTCGCGTTCCCCGCGCCCGCGCTGTGGTGGTTCGCCTATGTCGCCCTCGTACCGTTGCTGCTGCTCGTCCGTGGCGCCGTCGGCGTCCGGCGGGCCGCGCTGGACGGATGGCTCGGCGGCACCGGGTTCATGCTCGCCGTGCATCACTGGCTGCTGCCGAGCCTCAATGTCTTCATCGTGGTCCTCGCGGGGCTGCTCGGACTGCTGTGGGCGCCCTGGGGGGTCCTGGTCCGCGCGACGCTGGGAGGCAGGCCCTCGGTGGTGCGCGCCCTGGTGGCGGTGGCGGTGGTGCCCTCGGGCTGGCTGATGGTGGAGCTCGTCCGCTCCTGGCAGGGGCTCGGCGGGCCGTGGGGGCTGCTCGGCGCGAGCCAGTGGCAGGTGACGCCCGCGCTGCGGCTGATGTCGGTGGGCGGGGTGTGGCTGGTGAGCCTGCTCGTGGTGGCGGTGAATACAGCCGTCGCCCTGGTGGTGGCCCTCCCCCATGTGCGTACCGCGATGGTGTCGGCCCTGGTGGTGTGCGCGCTCGTCACGGGCGCGGTGTGGATGTGGGCCCCGCACCCCAGGCCGGAAGGCAGGCTCAGGGTCGCCGTCGTACAGCCGGGTGTGATCGAGAAAGCCGACGCCCGGTTCGCCCGTGGCGAGGCCCTGACCCGGGCCCTCGCGGGGCAGCGGGTGGATCTCGTCGTGTGGGGCGAGAGCAGTGTGGGGCAGGACCTGGCCGCCCGTCCCGATCTGGCCGCGCGGATCGCCAGGCTCTCCCAGGAGGTGGGCGCGGACATCCTGGTGAATGTGGACGCGCGCAGGTCCGATCAGCCGGGCATCTTCAAGAGTTCGGTGCTCGTGGGGCCCCAGGGCCCCACCGGCCAGCGCTACGACAAGATGCGTCTGGTGCCGTTCGGCGAGTACATTCCGGCCCGCTCACTGCTCGGCTGGGCGACCTCGGTCGGCAAGGCGGCGGGTGAGGACCGGCGGCGCGGTACGGAGCCCGTCGTGATGACCCTGCCCTCCAAGGTGCGGGTGGGGCCGCTGGTGTGCTTCGAGTCCGCGTTTCCCGACATGAGCCGTCATCTGGTGCGCGACGGAGCCCAGTTGCTCATCGCGCAGTCCTCAACCTCGTCCTTCCAGGGCACCTGGGCGCCCGCCCAGCACGCCTCCCTCGCCGCCCTGCGGGCGGCCGAGACGGGCCGCCCGATGGTCCATGCCACCCTGACCGGCATCAGCGCCGTCTACGACGCCGACGGCGGCCGTGTCGGCCACTGGCTCGGCACATCGGCCGGCGCCTCCCAGGTGTACGACATCCCCCTCACCACCGGCACCACGCCCTATGTGCGCCTCGGTGCCTGGGCGGTGTACTGCGCGCTGGCGGTGCTCGCCGTGTTCTGCGCGGCCGAGGGGGCGCGTGCGCTCAGGAGGCCTGCTCAAGGGACTCCCGCACGATCCGCTCGCACAGCTCATGAGTCGCCAGCGCGTCCCGGGCGCTGA
- a CDS encoding nuclear transport factor 2 family protein codes for MTQRVDLGTLLDRLAIDELITGYAAAVDDGDWTAYRALFAADGRADYRAAGGIEGPAEEVARWLGETLRLFPVRQHLITNRRLTLQDLGGYPGDRAELRADYLNPMCRGAKDGAAPPAPDFEAGGRYAFSLVRTEGGWRLRAVTVHEKWRRTSGAFGGA; via the coding sequence ATGACGCAGCGTGTGGATCTCGGGACCCTCTTGGACCGGCTGGCCATCGACGAACTCATCACCGGATACGCCGCGGCCGTCGACGACGGGGACTGGACCGCCTACCGCGCCCTGTTCGCCGCCGACGGCCGCGCCGACTACCGCGCGGCGGGCGGCATCGAGGGGCCGGCCGAGGAGGTGGCGCGCTGGCTCGGTGAGACGCTGCGGCTCTTCCCCGTCCGCCAGCACCTGATCACCAACCGGCGGCTCACCCTTCAGGATCTCGGCGGCTACCCGGGCGACCGGGCCGAGCTGCGCGCCGACTACCTCAACCCGATGTGTCGCGGCGCGAAGGACGGCGCCGCGCCGCCCGCGCCCGACTTCGAGGCCGGCGGGCGTTACGCGTTCTCGCTGGTCCGCACCGAGGGGGGCTGGCGGCTGCGGGCCGTGACCGTGCATGAGAAGTGGCGGCGGACCTCGGGTGCGTTCGGCGGGGCGTAA
- a CDS encoding Gfo/Idh/MocA family oxidoreductase, translating into MKVGCIGLGDIAQKAYLPVLTSLADTELHVQTRSPATLAKVAGAYRIPAARAHADLDSLLAQGLDAAFVHAPTAVHPEIVTRLLEAGVPTYVDKPLAYELADSERLVELAEERGVSLTVGFNRRLAPGYAQCADHPRDLILMQKNRVGLPEDPRTLVLDDFIHVVDTLRFLAPGPVEHTVVRARIRAGLMEHVVLQLSGDGFTAIGTMNRLNGSTEEILEVSGQDTKRQVLNLADVVDHKGQPTLRRRGDWVPVARQRGIEQCVLTFLDAVRAHTTLSARDALATHELCERIVRESLEQAS; encoded by the coding sequence GTGAAGGTCGGATGCATCGGACTCGGGGACATCGCGCAGAAGGCCTATCTGCCCGTGCTGACGTCCCTCGCCGACACGGAACTGCACGTGCAGACCCGTTCCCCGGCGACCCTCGCCAAGGTGGCCGGCGCCTACCGCATCCCCGCCGCGCGGGCCCACGCCGACCTCGACTCGCTGCTCGCCCAGGGTCTGGACGCCGCGTTCGTGCACGCGCCGACCGCTGTGCACCCGGAGATCGTCACGCGGCTGCTCGAAGCCGGCGTACCGACGTATGTCGACAAGCCTCTCGCCTACGAACTGGCCGACTCCGAGCGGCTTGTGGAGCTCGCCGAAGAGCGCGGCGTCAGTCTCACGGTGGGTTTCAACCGACGGCTCGCCCCCGGCTACGCGCAGTGCGCCGACCACCCGCGCGATCTGATCCTCATGCAGAAGAACCGGGTGGGGCTGCCCGAGGACCCGCGCACGCTGGTGCTCGACGACTTCATCCACGTCGTGGACACGCTGCGCTTCCTCGCGCCGGGACCCGTCGAGCACACCGTCGTGCGGGCCCGGATCCGCGCGGGCCTGATGGAGCACGTGGTCCTCCAGCTCTCCGGCGACGGGTTCACCGCGATCGGCACCATGAACCGGCTGAACGGCTCCACCGAGGAGATCCTCGAGGTCTCCGGGCAGGACACCAAGCGCCAGGTGCTCAACCTCGCCGACGTGGTGGACCACAAGGGGCAGCCGACCCTGCGCCGGCGCGGCGACTGGGTGCCGGTAGCCCGCCAGCGCGGCATCGAGCAGTGCGTGCTCACCTTCCTCGACGCGGTACGGGCCCACACGACGCTCAGCGCCCGGGACGCGCTGGCGACTCATGAGCTGTGCGAGCGGATCGTGCGGGAGTCCCTTGAGCAGGCCTCCTGA